The following proteins are co-located in the Aquarana catesbeiana isolate 2022-GZ linkage group LG02, ASM4218655v1, whole genome shotgun sequence genome:
- the LOC141127619 gene encoding uncharacterized protein produces MGKSDKKTSKEKKNPVPATSSEPGKAAASTPTSTPAGTSRTGPAKPDQPADGLPALEPWMKQTVVLQLKEVDGRVPDMTSEIFGKKIILEQGFSKVETLSVQAFTRGIFFITFVSFQVCRRYWEMVKTSGPESPFRKFTVNCSITRDEKRVTVAMRNPHTSGKDIATYLQSFCTVVKDAIQIFDANGFWIGKWSVLCKLRKDPSGDIQHLQPFFSLGSSAGILFHPGIPYNCNKCGQPGHIGKDCTELACRFCRVTGHETKDCPRSKACNLCGLAEHVFRHCPQRTRTYAGALSQGKPPSSTGRKLPEKPKNPKEPQKATVYSTKDDMEVTGERDNGEPTLFIGDFGDLWRLPTVKV; encoded by the exons atggggaagagcgacaAGAAGACCAGCAAGGAGAAGAAAAACCCCGTTCCAGCAACTTCCTCCGAGCCCGGGAAGGCCGCTGCCTCAACCCCCACCtctaccccggccggcaccagccgaacaggaccagccaagccagaccagcctgcagatGGGCTCCCAGCACTGGAGCCTTGGATGAAGCAGAcagtcgtgctgcagctgaaggaggtggacggaagagtccctgACATGACCTCAGAGATCTTCGGAAAGAAGATAAttctggaacaggggttcagcaaagtgGAGACactttctgtgcaggccttcacaagaggtatattctttataacttttgtgtcatttcaggtctgcagaagatactgggagatggtgaagaccagtggccctgaatcccctttccggaagttcactgtGAACTGCTccataacacgggacgaaaagcgggtgacagtggccatgaggaacccccataccagtggaaaggacatagccacctacctccagagcttctgcaccgtggtgaaggacgcgatccaaatcttcgatgccaacggcttctggataggtaagtggtctgtgctctgcaaactgaggaaagacccttcgggggacatccagcacctgcagcctttcttctccctgggatcatccgcaggaatccttttccaccccggcataccctacaactgtaacaagtgtgggcaaccgggacacataggtaaggattgtacagagcttgcttgCAGGTTCTGTAGAGTTACAGGCCatgagaccaaggactgtccgaggtccaaagcctgcaacctttgcggattggcagagcatgtcttcagacactgcccccagaggacccggacctacgctggagcccTGAGCCAGGGTAAGCCACCCTCCAGCACCGGGaggaagctgccagaaaaaccaaagAATCCAAAGGAACCTCAAAAGGCCACAG TGTACAGTACTAAAGATGATATGGAGGTAACAGGAGAAAGAGATAATGGAGAACCCACACTTTTCATAGGAGATTTTGGTGATTTATGGAGGCTACCTACTGTAAAAGTATGA